DNA from Cloacibacillus sp.:
GGACTGCACCTTTTCCAGCAGCCCCTCCATGTCGCCCATGCCTATGATGCGCTGGGCCATGCGCCGCGCGTCGAAAAGCTCTAGATCCTCGGTCTTTTCGCCGCAGCCGGCAAGTTTTATAGGAACGCCGGTGCTTGCGCGGATGGCAAGCGAGGGGCCGCCTCTTGCGTCGCCGTCCAGCTTTGTCAGGACGACGCCGGAGAGCCCTAGGCGTTCGTGGAATGTATTTGCTACGTTTACGGCCTCCTGGCCGGTCATCGAGTCTACTACAAGAAGAATTTCAGTTGGAACGGTCGCGGCCTTCATGCTCTCCAGCTCGTGCATAAGCTCGTCGTCCATTTGTAGACGGCCGGCCGTGTCGAGCAGGATCATATCGCAGAGGTGGGCCTCCGCGTAGGCGCGCGATTTTTTAGCTACCGATACAGGGTCGGTCTCGCCCTGTTCCGGCCCGAAGAAGGGGATATTAGCCTTCTCTGCGAGAACACGAAGCTGATCTACGGCTGCGGGGCGGCGAAGGTCGCAGGCCACCACAAGAGGTTTGTGCCCCTTGCTCATCCTGCGCGCTATCTTCACCGTGGAGGTCGTTTTGCCGGAGCCCTGAAGCCCCACCATCATGTAGATAGTCGGCGGTTTGGGCGAGATGACAAGCGGCACCGGCGCGTCGCCCATAATTTTTATAAGTTCTTCATAAACTATTGTGAAAATGAGCTGCGTCGGGGACATCGAGTCGAGCACATTCTTGCCCGTCGCGCGGACGCGTATCGCCTCGACTACGTCCTTGACTACCTTATAGTTGACGTCCGCTTCAAGCAGCGCGCGGCGAACCTCACGCAGAGCGAGATTTATGTCCTCTTCTGTAAGCTTGCCCTTGCCGCGGAGCCCCGCGAATATATTTTCAAAACGTTCCTTTAATGAGTCAAACATAACGTCACCCTATGCCTCCAGGATTTTTTTGAATGCGGAATAAAAGTCTTCGGGAAGGCGCGTGCGGTTGTCCTCAAGCATCTGCTCCATCTCGCGGCGTCGCGCCGCAAGGCCGAACGCGCACTCGAAATCTTCCAGATGCTCGCGTGAACGCGCGACCAGATCATGCACGCCCTGGCGCGAAACGCCGAGCGCAAGAGCCGCCTCTGCAAGCGACAGGTCCTGCATCAAAATCATATCGCAGGCCATACGCTGCTTCTCCGTAAGCTTCGCCCCGTAGAGATCAAGCAAAAGCCCGTCGCGCACTCTTTGTTCCAGATGATCCATTTCCGCCATTTCCCCACATCCTTTACATCAACTAAAGCAGTATACCGGAGGAGGCGCCAGGTGTCAAGGGTTGGCGCTTTACAGTGCTGCCGCTCCGGCGCGCAGCGCGGGTTCTGACAATGCCGCCCTCGGGACGCGGCGAACCGTGCGGTATTCGGAGGATAAAATAAGGTTTTGCCGTGCGGCACAGGCGTATTCTTGTGCGTAACATTTCGTGCACGGCCTTTTCGGGCAAACGGCACTGCCAATTGTAATAGGGGGGCAATAAAATGCCGCAACGGCCGAAATTTTTATTATAATAAGCGGGTAAGATTAAATACGGTTACAAAACA
Protein-coding regions in this window:
- the ffh gene encoding signal recognition particle protein, whose translation is MFDSLKERFENIFAGLRGKGKLTEEDINLALREVRRALLEADVNYKVVKDVVEAIRVRATGKNVLDSMSPTQLIFTIVYEELIKIMGDAPVPLVISPKPPTIYMMVGLQGSGKTTSTVKIARRMSKGHKPLVVACDLRRPAAVDQLRVLAEKANIPFFGPEQGETDPVSVAKKSRAYAEAHLCDMILLDTAGRLQMDDELMHELESMKAATVPTEILLVVDSMTGQEAVNVANTFHERLGLSGVVLTKLDGDARGGPSLAIRASTGVPIKLAGCGEKTEDLELFDARRMAQRIIGMGDMEGLLEKVQSATSEADVQRMTENLKKNRFTLEDMLMQLKQIQKLGPLEKVLEMLPIPGASKALKNVEIDPKRMKQTEAVILSMTLKERRNPDIIKGGRRKRIAQGSGTSVQMVNQVLAQYEQMKGMMKTFGKMSNGGGKFRMPPGMGGMGKRGFFK
- a CDS encoding sigma factor-like helix-turn-helix DNA-binding protein; translation: MAEMDHLEQRVRDGLLLDLYGAKLTEKQRMACDMILMQDLSLAEAALALGVSRQGVHDLVARSREHLEDFECAFGLAARRREMEQMLEDNRTRLPEDFYSAFKKILEA